Within the Prevotella scopos JCM 17725 genome, the region GTTGATAATGTATTGTCTCTCCGTGACAAAATAAATAAGGTTTCTGGCATGACTCTTCAGCAGATGTGGGAACATCTATGCCCGGACACAACCTTTGACAGGGCTGATCTGATACCAGCATTGCAGCTTCTGGATAGACTTTGCGAAATGTCCCAAGAAAAAACTCCTGTCCTGTCACTTAGAGCACATTATTTTATGCGTTCCATAAACGGACTTTATGCTTGTGCAAATGAAAACTGCGATAGTGCTAATCCTGCTTCACCGATTTATGGACACCTAACCACATACAAGGCATCAGTATGTCCAAAGTGTGGTGTACCATTACTTGAAATTGTACAATGTAAGCGATGTGGTGGTTTTGTGTTAATGGGCTGTAGTGACTTACAGACTCATAAGATTTCCCCTTGTGAAGACACCGCTAACAGAGATGATTATTTCTCTATTGATCTTACCTCTGAGCAAGAAGAAGAGGATGAAATGGCCAGTTCAGGCAGTCCTGACATATTCTTTCTTATGCCATACGAAAAGGAAAAGTTCTTTACTCCTGTTGCCAAAGCTCATTCTGTAACCATGAACATTGTGCATAATAGTACTGGAGCAATATTGGATGTTCATGCTGACAGCAAAGGCACATGGGTCGAAGTCAGAAAAGATGACGGACATTCTTATTGCCCTGGATGCGGGAAATTAGCTCATGGGAAACGACTTAATTTAAAACACTTCCGTATTCCTATCAACTTTATCAACCAGACAATTTCACCTGTTTTCCTTCGAGAATGTGCTCATGAAGGGAACAGTTGGGGAAAGTATATCGCTTTTACAGATAGCCGCCAAGGAACCGCTATCTCTGCTAAAACGTTCAATATTAATGTTGAGCGTAATCAAAGTAATAAGAATATGCTGGAGAGACTTTCTCAAATACAAACAACAAGTCCATTAGATACTATTCCAGAACCTGTAAGGAATACTTTGACAGCAGAACAGATAGCCATGATATTGGCTAATGCCCCATCTTCTCCAGACGGAGTGTCTTTATATGATGTTTCAGAAGCAATATATAACCAAGCGATGTTTGACCATATATCAAATAATGATGGTGCAAAGAATAAGAATGCATATAAGTGCGCACTGATAAGAGGCGTTATAGGCAGACGTCCAGCGTATGAAACCAATGCAGAAACCATGGGCTTTATCTATCTGGACTATCCTGATTTGAAGACTGCAAAAGTTCCTTCTGTATTGGCAGATTATGCAGACCAAAACGGGATAACTATCAAAGACCAGGATTGGCAGGATTATTTGAAACTCGCCATAGATTATGTAATGAGGCTGGGCAACCACATTCAGCCTTTGGCAGATGATGAGAAGAAATATGTCCGTGAAAGCAATTTAAGCACTCCAATTGCAGCCTCTGATGACCAAAGAGAAAAAATCAAACGTTGGCCCTCTGTAAAGATTGTCGAGGGAGGAAAGGTTTTTGAACATCAATCACGACTTGTTGTACTTCTCTGTGCAGGGTTAGGTATACATACGGTTGAGAAATTACAGGCTAATGTAAGAATCGTTGATGCAATTATCACCGAAGCATGGAATACTTTAATTGAAAAGAAAGTCTTTACCAAGGTTAAAGCTGACGATACAGACGGGTATAATAATCCACGCTTCTATCCGGATAACAAATATGTAGATTGCTATTTCCTTGACTTATCGGGTAAAGAAGGAAATAATGTCTGCAAAGTTAAGAGATTGCAAGATGCATGGGTATGTCCTGTCTCACATCAGCTTTTAGATACCACATTTTGCGGATACAGCCCATTGATCACAGGAAGAATCTGTGAAAGGTTGTTTGTTAAATACAAATGTAACGAAAGTAAGATAACCATGCCTTCACGACCTAAAGACAATGAAGAGGTCGTAAACTGGCAGGAAAATGATGAAAACATCAAGGCTCTGAAGGCTGCTGGCCTTTGGACTGACCGCCATAAGTATGCTTATCACAAAACTCCTATTTATATTGCTGCAGAACACTCTGCACAGCAATCAAAACAATTACTCCGTGATTACACCAGATCATTTAGTCAAAAGACCCCTTTGATTAATGTTCTTCACTGTTCCACTACTATGGAAATGGGCGTGGACATTGGTGACATTGACGTTGTATTGATGGATACCGTACCTCCTACTGCAGCCAACTATCTACAGCGTGTAGGCCGTGCTGGCCGTATGGGCCAAAGCAAGGCTATTGCATTCTCGTTATGCAATAATACACCAGTTGGACAGCACGCATTCGCAAATCCGATGTGGGCATTGCAGACTACAAACCATATGATTAAGGTTCGTCCGAGTCAGACTGTCATACAACGACATATCAATTCGTTCTTCTTCAGACAGTTTATATGTGACAACGGATCCGGAATTCAGGTAATTGTTTCAATTGACGAGTTTATGACTTCCACCTGTAACACATTTATCCAATTCTTGGATGATATGAGCACAAATCAAGCAGAAGAGTGTAAATTCAAAAAAGTTTTTGGAAAAAACATCGCATATACCATAAATGTCACAAAGGAAACAATACAAGCAATTCAGAAAGAATACAATACTGTAATTGATGAACTTAATGCAGCCTTTGTTCAGTTCCAAAATGATACAAGACGACAGATAGCTATTAGCAATCAGATAAGAAAAACCAAGTCGGAAGGTTTGCTAAACTACCTGTCTGACCACCAGTTTATACCAAATGCAAATATGCCAACAGGTGTAGTAACATTTGATTTCACTGATAGAGACCAGTCTGTAAAACTACATCGCCTGTACGATAATGTTGATAAATTACAAAACAGAATAGCTGCAGAGTCCGATAGTATAGAGAAATTTAACCTACAGAACGAACTGAATAAGGTTCATAAAGAGATTACCAATCTTCGTCGTGCAACAACGGCTTCGCGTGATATTCATACAGCTCTCGATGAATATGCACCAGAGCAGACTGTTGTTGTAAACGAAAAAAACTATGTTTCTGCTGGAATCAAACTACTTGGTGCCTATAATGAAGAAACACAAACCAAAGCAATCTATCATTGCATACATTGCGGTAAGACTGAATATAAAAGGATTCTACAAAAAGGTGCATTATGTTCCTGCGGTAATCCATATCATAGCATTATTGATAAAGATCATGGCTCATACACTCTTGCTTATGAACCTATAGGTTTCTGTACTGATCAGAATGTAGATAGTTCACGTGAAGAAAAGACCGTAAAACATTACTATGACATTAGACCTGTCTTGTTGAAAACAGATTGGAGTAAACATAAGGACATAAATATGTGCGAGCTTATCACCAGTGGTGAAACTGGTAACATTTTATTCTATAATGTTGGTAATGGACATGGATTTGCTTTCTGTAAGCGCTGTGGACGAGCATCTGTTGAGTATACCGCCATAACTTCAAAAGTAAGTGTACCTTATGCGGTCAAGCCTGGACATAAGAGACTTTGGGGTGATGGCTGTGAAGCCAACGATAATGATATTGCACGTCACGTTGTATTAACAGGTAATCATCCTACTTGCTATACAGTGCTACGTTTCAAGAAGGATGCAGTATCTTCAAAATTTGAAAACGATGAGCAACTTGTATACTCTCTTGGTGTTGTCCTTAAACGTGCATTAGCTTTAAGCGAAGGAATAGATGAGGGCGAAGTTGACTTTGGCATCAAACAAGAACTTGACGCCTGGGTTCTCTTCATCTTTGATACAGCAAAAGGAGGATGCGGTTATTCACTGAAATTGATGAATCCTGTTCTTTGCCAGGAAATTTTTGACCTTGCAAGACAAGCACTTGAAGAAACAACATGTAACTGTCATATAGAAGGTGGCGCTTGTGCAAGATGTTTGATTGACCGTAACAATTATCGTTATTCATACCTTTTATCAAAGGCAAAGGCTCTTGATTGGCTGAACCATCAAAAGAACAAAGCCATTGGACTACCTGCTCAGGTAAAGGCTTCAAGCCCTTCAGCAAGAGTAGTTTGTCAACCCTTGAAGGATATAGTAAAACTGTCGGTCACGGATCCTGAAGTCAAGAAGATAACCCTGTGCATTTCTGACCTGACAGATGATAATGTTGTTACGGATTGGTCAAGTGTCCGTTCAGAGATGGGAAAACACATCAAAACAGGAGTATCAAATGGTAAAAACATTTCCCTTGTAGTTGAGTATCATCCTGAACTTCATAATTCACTTACAGAGAAACTTCCATTCATCAATTTGAAGGATAAATTTCCTGATTGTGAAGTCTCGATTGTCAAGGATCTAGGTGAAA harbors:
- a CDS encoding DEAD/DEAH box helicase codes for the protein MKFENFYKESEENMRLALLSLWTPGNHPMRAAVNELFDREPLLSEPVFQSTFGWEPAPDDSWKKALNPTIISKLGIGVKYPPYKHQAESWKSLAEGKSIVVTSGTGSGKTECFMYPILSDLYEQGHTNAIEAIFLYPLNALMEDQKKRLSEYCKATGLHFALYNGDTPEHRADGRDEILPNEIVTRDDIRDPNNQGTRPEILLTNPSMLEYILVRQKDQQMLQESANRLRWIVIDEAHSYSGSAAVELAYQIKRVLEAFGRTPEQVRFACTSATIGGDEGSQSLSDFISTVTGQSVERIKVIGGQRLVRPLDKDQLAVELKANNLPSVDNVLSLRDKINKVSGMTLQQMWEHLCPDTTFDRADLIPALQLLDRLCEMSQEKTPVLSLRAHYFMRSINGLYACANENCDSANPASPIYGHLTTYKASVCPKCGVPLLEIVQCKRCGGFVLMGCSDLQTHKISPCEDTANRDDYFSIDLTSEQEEEDEMASSGSPDIFFLMPYEKEKFFTPVAKAHSVTMNIVHNSTGAILDVHADSKGTWVEVRKDDGHSYCPGCGKLAHGKRLNLKHFRIPINFINQTISPVFLRECAHEGNSWGKYIAFTDSRQGTAISAKTFNINVERNQSNKNMLERLSQIQTTSPLDTIPEPVRNTLTAEQIAMILANAPSSPDGVSLYDVSEAIYNQAMFDHISNNDGAKNKNAYKCALIRGVIGRRPAYETNAETMGFIYLDYPDLKTAKVPSVLADYADQNGITIKDQDWQDYLKLAIDYVMRLGNHIQPLADDEKKYVRESNLSTPIAASDDQREKIKRWPSVKIVEGGKVFEHQSRLVVLLCAGLGIHTVEKLQANVRIVDAIITEAWNTLIEKKVFTKVKADDTDGYNNPRFYPDNKYVDCYFLDLSGKEGNNVCKVKRLQDAWVCPVSHQLLDTTFCGYSPLITGRICERLFVKYKCNESKITMPSRPKDNEEVVNWQENDENIKALKAAGLWTDRHKYAYHKTPIYIAAEHSAQQSKQLLRDYTRSFSQKTPLINVLHCSTTMEMGVDIGDIDVVLMDTVPPTAANYLQRVGRAGRMGQSKAIAFSLCNNTPVGQHAFANPMWALQTTNHMIKVRPSQTVIQRHINSFFFRQFICDNGSGIQVIVSIDEFMTSTCNTFIQFLDDMSTNQAEECKFKKVFGKNIAYTINVTKETIQAIQKEYNTVIDELNAAFVQFQNDTRRQIAISNQIRKTKSEGLLNYLSDHQFIPNANMPTGVVTFDFTDRDQSVKLHRLYDNVDKLQNRIAAESDSIEKFNLQNELNKVHKEITNLRRATTASRDIHTALDEYAPEQTVVVNEKNYVSAGIKLLGAYNEETQTKAIYHCIHCGKTEYKRILQKGALCSCGNPYHSIIDKDHGSYTLAYEPIGFCTDQNVDSSREEKTVKHYYDIRPVLLKTDWSKHKDINMCELITSGETGNILFYNVGNGHGFAFCKRCGRASVEYTAITSKVSVPYAVKPGHKRLWGDGCEANDNDIARHVVLTGNHPTCYTVLRFKKDAVSSKFENDEQLVYSLGVVLKRALALSEGIDEGEVDFGIKQELDAWVLFIFDTAKGGCGYSLKLMNPVLCQEIFDLARQALEETTCNCHIEGGACARCLIDRNNYRYSYLLSKAKALDWLNHQKNKAIGLPAQVKASSPSARVVCQPLKDIVKLSVTDPEVKKITLCISDLTDDNVVTDWSSVRSEMGKHIKTGVSNGKNISLVVEYHPELHNSLTEKLPFINLKDKFPDCEVSIVKDLGEMKTAVIVERNTGVLRYFTDKDSVLSFSNNWGKNCHYVFVDNNRVTFNEQKEPTYVMSPSQVVREGLTHARTFQIKNYFSTAIAPFLLNQQDTDMLVEVLKGKHVNITFSDMYVNSALASLMLVYLIKEMKQLFGYTIDSITLQLDSPKRKCYNDRYNEWTPINMNFSCKEDADEYTDNLFMNVLGIEPEHSFNDANHHRWLKIETKDGGRVEIRPDHGISGGYKSDSKYLNLDSLNGSVNVVRNNEDVLYYVIIKKSDA